Below is a window of Pirellulales bacterium DNA.
GGCGCGATGGAAGACCTGTTGGCCAAGTTTGGCAAACAGAGGTGGGCTCCCTATCTCTGCATCGGTACCGCTCTGGTCTTGGTCGTACTGCTCGGCTTGTGCGGCGCCTACTTGGAGTTGGAGCGGGCACGAGCCTCGGTCACCAGTTCGATTGTCGGCCGGCTCAGGTCCCACGCGGAGCGGACCGCAGGACACCTCGAGAATCTGGGCGCCGAATCGGGTACCGGCGCCGATTTGGCAACCGCGCGGAATGCGCAATGGCTTCGCGCCCACTGGAGACGCGTGATTCCACAACCGGAGCGCGTGTACGGCGCCGTCATCGACGATGACGGGCATATCGTGGCCCACAGCGATCCAACCCTCGAAGGAGGGCATCTGCCAACGAAATGGTTTGACCGGGAACTTACCGCGGCTGGGCCGGGCGTGGTCGAAACATCGTGCCGCGAATTGACCGGCGGCGTTCGCAGTTTCGATATCCAAGCACCCATTTCGGTCGGCGGCGAGAAACTTGGCACTTACCATTCCGGACTCAATGCCGCCTGGTTCGAAAACGAAGTGGCCTCGGCCGAAGCGACCGTCCTGCGCCGCTGGTTCCTGGTAACCGGCGCCATCGTGTCCGTTGTTTCCGTGGCGGTGTTCGCGCTGCTGGCCATCATGCGCCGCAATGCGACGCTGCGCCGCCAACTCGATCGTGCCGAATTGCAGCGCGTGACAGCGATTAATCGTCTCATCACGGGCTTGGCGCACGAGATTCGCAATCCTTTGAATGCCATCAAGCTGAACCTGTTTTCGGTCAACCGCCGACTTACCCGGTCGGCGGGACCCCAGGACCAAACGGCCACCCACATGATCGAGGCGAGCGCCCTGGAAGTCGGCCGCGTCGAGGAACTGATGCGCGAGCTGCTGGGATATGTCCGCAACGAGCCACAAGTCGATGAGTTGGTGGACCTCGTTACCGAGGTCCGCGACGCGGTGACCTTCTATCAGCCTCTCTTGACGGAAGACCAGATCCATCTGCACGCGGAATTGCCCGACGAAGCAATCGAGGTACGCTTGAATCGACAGCGGCTGCGGCAAGTGCTGCTGAACCTGCTTACGAATTCACGTGAAGCGCTGGGCGAGGAGGGGCAGATCTGGATCAGAATTCGGCGCCAGGAAGAATCTGCCGAGGTGGTTATCGAAGATGACGGGCCGGGTATACCCACCCGCGATCAAGACAAAGTGTTCGAACCGTTCTTTTCGACGAAAAGTGCCGGCGTGGGCTTGGGCCTTACGCTGGTACGCAACTACGTCACCCAATTCGGTGGCGACGTGCAGTGCATTCGTAGCGCGAAACGGGGCACCTGTATTCGCATTTCCATTCCATTGGCTGAAACCGCCACATTAGCGCGAGGTGTAACGTGAGTGATGAAGCAGCTATTCTCGTCGTCGAAGATCAACGTGCCGAGCGCGATGCCCTGTCGCGCATGCTCGAAACCGAGGCTTATCGAGTTGTGGCGGCTCGAAACCCTCGCGAAGCCATGGCCTACGTTCACCAACCGATCGACCTGGTGATCTGTGACTTGCGCCTGGGGACGGCCAGCGGCGTCGACGTGCTGCGCGACTGGCGGCGCAGCCAGTCGCGCACGCCCTTCATCATGGTGACGGCCTATGGCGACGTGCCGACGGCCGTGGCCGCGATGAAACTCGGCGCCGAAGACTATATGACAAAGCCGGTCGACCCCAGCGCTCTGTTGGGGCTCGTGAACCGTTTGCTGCGCACCGACCGGCGCGAGGGACAACCGGCCTCGTCCGCACCGGGGGCGCATGATGATTCCGAGCATGAGTCCGTCGAATCGCACGAGGGGAGAGCGCTCGAGGTTCTGGAACGACGTGCGATTCTCGACACGCTCGAACAATTCGGTGGAAACCGCACGCGCGCCGCCGACGCGCTCGGGATCTCGGTGCGTACGCTGCAGCGCAAGCTCAAAGCCTGGGGAATGGCTCACGAAGTTTGAACGTCGGCGTCAGCTTGGATGGTGCCGGCGATGTGCAGATCTATCTATTCCGCGCTCTCCGTCTGCGCGGCCAAGGTATTGCGGAAGGCCTGCTCCTTCTTCGCAACGAACTCCTTGTAGCCTTGGGGATTTACGAACGCGTCGGCCTGTCCTTTTTGGAGAAGGTCGTATCGCTCGATCATGCCGTAGTAGCTGCCGTGGGCGCCGAGAAACACGTCGCACGGCAAGGCTTTGAGAACCTCGAAGGTCCTGGCAAAATCCGCGGCGATTTCGGGATAAGACTCGTTGCCCACCAGCTTGAATCCAGGATTCACGTTGGGGCTGCCGACGACGACGACGTCATGTTTCTTGCCGCCGTCTTCGACCTGCCATGCCCACGTCGTGCATCCGCGTGTGTGACCGGGAGTCCGATGGGCGACAAGCGTTGCGCCCCCGAGCTTGACTTGATCGCCGTCCTCCAGAACTCGGTCGACCTTGCACGGCTGCCAGCGGCTGGTCACGTACAGGTACTGGCCAACGCCACCTGACGCGATGACCTCGTGATCGCCGCGCATGACATACACCTTGGCCCCCGTTGCCTTCTGGAGCAGTGCGTGGCCGGCGACATGGTCCGAGTGCGCGTGACTTGCCAGCAAGATTTTGACGTCGGTCATTTTGAAGCCGAGCGACTCGACCGATTTTTGAATCAAGGGAACCGTGCGCTCGAAGCCGCTGTTAATGAGAATATGCCCTTCGGGCGTGGTGATCAGATAGGTGGCCAAATCCTTGGAGCCGACGTAGTAGACGTTGCCGACGACTTTGTGCGCGGGGAACGGTTCGTACCAATCCGACGGGCCTTGGCCAGTGATGGCCACAGCCAGAACCAATGTCGTTAGAAGCATGCGAAGACTCTCCGATCTATCGGCAATGGTTACCGCCCACGGTGACTTCATTCACGGGAACTCGGCTTGGCTGGGCCGCTTTTCTCGTCAGTGGCGGGCGCGGATTCAATGTCATCGCCCCGCTCGATCCGCCCCCACATATGTCCGCCGAACTTTCCATGTTGCCAGGTGCCCGCGTAGCGCTGCCCATCGAAAATGACCTTCGCGGAAAGTTGGCTTCCCAGTCCGGGCAGTGTCGAATCGCTCAGCGAAACCATCGGCGTGTCCCCAGCCCAGACCACGGGCACCG
It encodes the following:
- a CDS encoding HAMP domain-containing sensor histidine kinase, translated to MEDLLAKFGKQRWAPYLCIGTALVLVVLLGLCGAYLELERARASVTSSIVGRLRSHAERTAGHLENLGAESGTGADLATARNAQWLRAHWRRVIPQPERVYGAVIDDDGHIVAHSDPTLEGGHLPTKWFDRELTAAGPGVVETSCRELTGGVRSFDIQAPISVGGEKLGTYHSGLNAAWFENEVASAEATVLRRWFLVTGAIVSVVSVAVFALLAIMRRNATLRRQLDRAELQRVTAINRLITGLAHEIRNPLNAIKLNLFSVNRRLTRSAGPQDQTATHMIEASALEVGRVEELMRELLGYVRNEPQVDELVDLVTEVRDAVTFYQPLLTEDQIHLHAELPDEAIEVRLNRQRLRQVLLNLLTNSREALGEEGQIWIRIRRQEESAEVVIEDDGPGIPTRDQDKVFEPFFSTKSAGVGLGLTLVRNYVTQFGGDVQCIRSAKRGTCIRISIPLAETATLARGVT
- a CDS encoding response regulator, with the translated sequence MSDEAAILVVEDQRAERDALSRMLETEAYRVVAARNPREAMAYVHQPIDLVICDLRLGTASGVDVLRDWRRSQSRTPFIMVTAYGDVPTAVAAMKLGAEDYMTKPVDPSALLGLVNRLLRTDRREGQPASSAPGAHDDSEHESVESHEGRALEVLERRAILDTLEQFGGNRTRAADALGISVRTLQRKLKAWGMAHEV
- the bla gene encoding subclass B3 metallo-beta-lactamase; translation: MLLTTLVLAVAITGQGPSDWYEPFPAHKVVGNVYYVGSKDLATYLITTPEGHILINSGFERTVPLIQKSVESLGFKMTDVKILLASHAHSDHVAGHALLQKATGAKVYVMRGDHEVIASGGVGQYLYVTSRWQPCKVDRVLEDGDQVKLGGATLVAHRTPGHTRGCTTWAWQVEDGGKKHDVVVVGSPNVNPGFKLVGNESYPEIAADFARTFEVLKALPCDVFLGAHGSYYGMIERYDLLQKGQADAFVNPQGYKEFVAKKEQAFRNTLAAQTESAE